One part of the Mesorhizobium sp. M4B.F.Ca.ET.058.02.1.1 genome encodes these proteins:
- a CDS encoding metalloregulator ArsR/SmtB family transcription factor, with the protein MTESLTEPTLVGAPPGCAPDSRAVAARFAALSHPARIEILRHLAASRSCCCREVVDHLDLAQSTVSQHLKILVEAGLVRFEPDRQRSRYEVDHAALADVSASLSALVKSCCSVG; encoded by the coding sequence ATGACCGAATCCCTGACTGAACCCACCCTGGTGGGCGCTCCGCCCGGTTGCGCCCCGGACAGCCGCGCCGTCGCGGCGCGGTTCGCGGCACTTTCGCATCCGGCACGCATCGAGATCCTCAGGCATCTCGCCGCCAGCCGTTCCTGCTGCTGCCGCGAGGTGGTCGACCATCTCGACCTCGCCCAGTCCACCGTCTCGCAACATCTGAAGATACTGGTCGAGGCCGGGCTGGTCCGTTTCGAGCCCGACCGCCAGCGCTCGCGCTACGAGGTCGACCACGCGGCGCTCGCCGATGTCTCGGCGTCGCTCTCGGCGCTGGTCAAATCCTGCTGCTCCGTCGGCTAG